The genomic window GGCGATTGAAGGGCTCCTGCAATTCAAGTTTCACCGTGCGCACCCTCTTTTGTATGGAGCGAGGGGGACGCCATCGTCATTGCTCGCGAACGGGTTGGCACAGAGCGTTGGGCTGTTCGCGAGCAAGCTCGCTCCTACCAGAGCCAAAGCGTTCATTTGCGCTCCTGCAGGATCAGGTCGGCGGCGTGCTGCGGCATGCTGTACAGGTCCGCGGTGTCGGCGAAGGCCAGGCCGTTGCGCCCCCACACCGCCCGCGCCGCGTCATCTTCCAGCATCTGCTGGAGCATGCCGTTCAGGCGTTCCTGCTCGAAGGGCGACGGCACCACGCGGCCGGCGTTCGCCTCGTCGATGTAGTGGGCGTAGCCGCACACGTCGGTGACCAGCACCGGCAGGCCCGCCACCAGCGCTTCGAGCAGCACGGTGCCGGTGTTCTCGTTGTAGGCCGGGTGGATCAGCAGGTCGGCGCCGAGCAGGAAGCGCGGAATATCGCTGCGCCCCTTGAGGATCTGCACGTTGTCCGACAACCCCAGCGCCTTCACCTGCAGCAGGAAGGGCTTGGGATCGTCCTGGCCGATGGCGATCAGGCGGGTGCGCTTGCGCAGGGAGCGCGGCAGCGCCGCCAGTGCCTTGAGGCTGCGGTCCAGGCCCTTGGTCTTGAAGCCGGAGCCGATCTGCACCAGCAACAGGTCGTCGTCCGCCAGCTTGAACTCGCGGCGGAACTCGGCGCGGATTTCGGCGGCGTTGGCCGGCGCGCGGCGGTCCTGGGCGATGCCCGGCGGCAACAGGTGGAAACGGGATTCAGGCGTGCGGTAGTGCTTGATGAACAGCGGCTGCTGGACTTCGGAGATCATCAGGATCTCGGTTTTGGACTCCGGCGCGAACACCGCGCGCTCGTAGTCGGCGAAGTGTTTGTAACGACCCCAGCGGCGATAGAACGAATGGCGCAGGGTCTGCGCCTTGTCCTCGAAGCAGCCGTCGGCGGCGTAATAGACATCCAGGCCGGGCATCTTGTTGAAACCGATCACCCGGTCCACCGGCGAGCGCGCGAGGTCGGCGGCCAGCCAGGCGCTGAACTTCTCGTTGCGGCGGTGGTTGAACAGCGATTTCACCGGCGCCACGCGCACGTCGAAGCCGGGCGGTATGTCGCCTTCCCAGATCGGGGTGTAGACGCGGATGGCGTGGCCGCGCTGCTGGCACTCCAGCGCGATGCGCATGAAATCGCGTTGCAGCCCGCCAAAGGGGAAGTATTTGTAGAGGACGAAAGCCAGGGTCATCGAAGCGTCTCCGGGGCCAGCAGCAGTGCCTCCAGCTGGGTGGCCACGCGCTGGGGATTCAGGCGCGTGAAGCACAGAGGCTGTTCATGCCGCAGGTCGAACTGACGCTTGTCGTCGGCCGTCGGCTGGTAGGTGCAGGTCTTCTGCAGGCAGGGTGCGCACGGCCAGTCGCTGGCCAGGTGCACCTGCGAGCGCCCGTAGGCGCCGGTCAGACCGGGATTGGTCGGGCCGAACAGTGACAGGGTCGGCACGTCCAGGGCAGCGGCCAGGTGGCCCAGCCCGGTGTCCACCGCCACGCAGGCGGAAG from Pseudomonas sp. GCEP-101 includes these protein-coding regions:
- a CDS encoding glycosyltransferase family 4 protein; amino-acid sequence: MTLAFVLYKYFPFGGLQRDFMRIALECQQRGHAIRVYTPIWEGDIPPGFDVRVAPVKSLFNHRRNEKFSAWLAADLARSPVDRVIGFNKMPGLDVYYAADGCFEDKAQTLRHSFYRRWGRYKHFADYERAVFAPESKTEILMISEVQQPLFIKHYRTPESRFHLLPPGIAQDRRAPANAAEIRAEFRREFKLADDDLLLVQIGSGFKTKGLDRSLKALAALPRSLRKRTRLIAIGQDDPKPFLLQVKALGLSDNVQILKGRSDIPRFLLGADLLIHPAYNENTGTVLLEALVAGLPVLVTDVCGYAHYIDEANAGRVVPSPFEQERLNGMLQQMLEDDAARAVWGRNGLAFADTADLYSMPQHAADLILQERK